The DNA segment GGGGTCGACCCGGTCGCCCCGGCCGCAGACGTGGAGGACGACGTGTTCGGGGGCGGCGGTTTCGACCGCGGTTCGGGAGATCTCCCGGGAGCGCTCGCCCGGCGCGACGAAGGGACACCGTCCGCCGGCGGCCTCGACCGCCTCGGGGACCCAGTTGCCCGCCGCCATCGGGGGTTCGGACCACTCTTCGCAGTAGACCACGGGTCGCTCGAAGTCGGCAACGAACCGCCGGACGCGGTCGAGTCGGCTTCGCGAGCGCCACGCGAGGTCGTGGCCCCGCCGGGGGACGCCGAGCGCGGCCCCGATTTCGGCGAACGACTCGACGACCTCACCCAGGGTCGTCGGCGCGAAGTGGACGACCTCGTGGCCGCGGTCGCGGAGCGCCGCGGCCACGTCCGCCTGGAGGTCGTCGGCGGTCAGCACGAGGTCGGGGTCGCAATCGTCGACCGCGTCGTAGTCGGGGTTCAGCCACCCGCCGACGCGGACGAGGTTCTCGCGGGACTCCGTGCGGGCGCTCGCGTCGAGTTCGCAGTGGTGCGTGACGCCGACGAGGCGGTCGGTCGCACCCAGTGCGCGGGCGGTTTCGGTCGCGCTCGGGGCCAGCGAAACCACGCTCGGGGAGTTCGTGTCGCTCTCGGTCGTATCGCTCATGCGGTCGGCGTCACCTCTCGCCTCGTCCTCGGCGGTCGAACGGGGTAAATCGTCCGACATCGCGTCGGGTAGACAGCTTCTCGTTTAAATTTTTCCTTCACTCGAAGTGGACCGCCCGTTCGAACCGCCGTGGTAGGC comes from the Halorussus vallis genome and includes:
- a CDS encoding cobalamin-binding protein, which translates into the protein MSDTTESDTNSPSVVSLAPSATETARALGATDRLVGVTHHCELDASARTESRENLVRVGGWLNPDYDAVDDCDPDLVLTADDLQADVAAALRDRGHEVVHFAPTTLGEVVESFAEIGAALGVPRRGHDLAWRSRSRLDRVRRFVADFERPVVYCEEWSEPPMAAGNWVPEAVEAAGGRCPFVAPGERSREISRTAVETAAPEHVVLHVCGRGDRVDPSTVADRGWDLPAVEAGNVHVVDDSLLNQPSPRLIEGVETLATKLHPGLVGE